In Rattus rattus isolate New Zealand chromosome 3, Rrattus_CSIRO_v1, whole genome shotgun sequence, one genomic interval encodes:
- the Adar gene encoding double-stranded RNA-specific adenosine deaminase isoform X3 — MEEAEAAGDCRGLHLFTGVFPHQTQPCLDPSYEHSKWRYLQPRGSESYLRSFQLQQIEFLKGRLPEAPLIGAQTQSLPPFLPGHWPRFPGPPAQGKQPEIWGFPRSVTLRNQGFHIGPPLPPPHSRGPPWRGADGLCSHFQELSINQNPEQKVLTRLEELGEGKATTAYVLARELRTPKKDINRILYSLERKGKLHRGVGKPPLWSLVPLSQACTQPPRTVNSDSCIKEVPRGEPDLDSEDRDPASDLEGPSELLDMAEIKEKICDYLFSVSKSSALNLAKNIGLAKARDVNAVLIDLERQGDVYRQGATPPIWYLTDKKRERLQMKRSTHSGPAATPAAVPEATQSTSFPTCHPPQSGGSSSMATSKRVENGQEPVTKYESRHEARPGPVRLRPHAYHNGPSRAGYVASENGQWATDDIPDNLNSIHTAPGEFRAIMEMPSFYSPTLPRCSPYKKLTECQLKNPVSGLLEYAQFTSQTCDFNLIEQSGPSHEPRFKFQVVINGREFPPAEAGSKKVAKQDAAVKAMAILLREAKAKDSGQPEELSHCPMEEDPEKPAESQPPSSSATSLFSGKSAVTTLLECMHKLGNSCEFRLLSKEGPAHDPKFQYCVAVGAQTFPSVSAPSKKVAKQMAAEEAMKALQEEAANSADDQSGGANTDSLDESVAPNKIRRIGELVRYLNTNPVGGLLEYARSHGFAAEFKLIDQSGPPHEPKFVYQAKVGGRWFPAVCAHSKKQGKQDAADAALRVLIGESEKAEQLGFAELPLTGSTFHDQIAMLSHRCFNALTNSFQPSLLGRKILAAIIMKRDPEDMGVVVSLGTGNRCVKGDSLSLKGETVNDCHAEIISRRGFIRFLYSELMKYNHHTAKNSIFELARGGEKLQIKKTVSFHLYISTAPCGDGALFDKSCSDRAVESTESRHYPVFENPKQGKLRTKVENGEGTIPVESSDIVPTWDGIRLGERLRTMSCSDKILRWNVLGLQGALLTHFLQPVYLKSVTLGYLFSQGHLTRAICCRVTRDGNAFEDGLRYPFIVNHPKVGRVSVYDSKRQSGKTKETSVNWCLADGYDLEILDGTRGTVDGPGKELSRVSKKNIFLQFKKLCSFRARRDLLQLSYGEAKKAARDYDLAKNYFKKSLRDMGYGNWISKPQEEKNFYLCPVPND; from the exons GGGTGTTCCCTCACCAGACACAGCCCTGCTTGGACCCTAGCTATGAGCACAGCAAGTGGAGATACCTGCAGCCACGTGGGTCGGAGTCTTACCTTAGGAGTTTCCAGCTCCAGCAGATAGAGTTTCTCAAAGGGCGGCTCCCAGAAGCACCCTTGATTGGAGCACAGACCCAGTCACTACCGCCATTCCTCCCAGGACACTGGCCAAGGttcccagggccacctgcccaagGAAAACAACCGGAAATCTGGGGGTTTCCCAGGAGTGTGACTCTCAGAAATCAGGGGTTCCATATAGgacccccacttcctcctccacacAGCAGGGGTccgccatggagaggtgctgacGGTCTTTGCTCACACTTCCAGGAGCTGAGCATCAATCAGAATCCAGAGCAGAAGGTCCTGACCCGCCTGGAAGAGCTCGGTGAGGGGAAGGCCACCACTGCCTACGTGCTAGCCAGAGAGCTCAGGACCCCCAAAAAGGACATCAATCGTATATTGTACTCcttagaaaggaagggaaagctgCATAGAGGAGTGGGGAAGCCTCCTTTGTGGAGCCTTGTGCCCTTAAGTCAGGCTTGCACTCAGCCCCCTAGAACTGTGAATTCAGACAGTTGTATCAAGGAAGTCCCTCGAGGAGAGCCCGATTTGGACAGTGAggacagagaccctgcctctgaCTTAGAAGGACCTTCTGAGCTTCTTGATATGGCTGAAATTAAGGAGAAAATCTGTGACTATCTGTTCAGTGTGTCTAAGTCCTCTGCCCTGAACCTGGCTAAGAACATTGGCCTCGCCAAGGCCCGAGATGTGAATGCAGTGCTGATTGACTTAGAAAGGCAAGGCGATGTCTACAGGCAAGGGGCCACTCCTCCCATCTGGTACTTGACGGACAAGAAGCGTGAGAGGCTGCAGATGAAGAGAAGTACACACAGTGGTCCTGCAGCTACCCCAGCAGCTGTCCCAGAAGCCACTCAAAGCACCTCATTCCCTACCTGCCACCCACCCCAATCAGGTGGCTCAAGCAGCATGGCAACCTCGAAAAGAGTGGAAAACGGGCAGGAGCCGGTGACAAAGTATGAGAGTAGGCACGAGGCCAGACCAGGACCAGTACGACTGCGGCCTCATGCCTATCACAACGGCCCCTCTAGAGCAGGGTATGTTGCCTCTGAAAATGGCCAGTGGGCCACAGATGACATCCCAGATAACTTGAATAGTATCCACACAGCACCAGGTGAGTTTCGAGCCATCATGGAGATGCCCTCCTTCTACAGCCCTACCTTGCCACGGTGTTCACCCTACAAGAAGCTAACTGAGTGCCAGCTGAAGAACCCTGTCAGCGGGTTGTTAGAGTATGCTCAGTTCACTAGTCAGACCTGTGATTTCAACCTGATAGAGCAGAGTGGACCGTCCCATGAACCTCG ATTTAAATTCCAGGTCGTCATCAATGGTCGAGAGTTTCCCCCAGCTGAGGCTGGCAGCAAGAAAGTTGCTAAGCAGGACGCAGCAGTGAAAGCCATGGCGATTCTGCTTCGGGAAGCCAAAGCCAAAGACAGTGGACAGCCAGAAGAATTGTCCCACTGTCCCATGGAGGAAGACCCAGAGAAG CCAGCAGAGTCCCAGCCCCCCAGCTCCTCAGCAACATCCTTGTTCTCTGGGAAGAGCGCAGTTACTACACTGCTTGAGTGCATGCACAAGCTAGGGAACTCCTGTGAATTTCGTCTCCTGTCCAAAGAAGGCCCTGCTCATGACCCCAA GTTCCAGTACTGTGTGGCAGTAGGAGCCCAGACTTTCCCCTCCGTGAGTGCCCCCAGCAAGAAAGTAGCAAAGCAGATGGCCGCAGAGGAAGCCATGAAAGCTCTGCAAGAGGAGGCGGCCAATTCCGCTGATGACCAG TCTGGAGGTGCGAACACAGACTCACTTGATGAATCTGTGGCTCCCAACAAGATCCGGAGGATCGGTGAGCTCGTAAGGTACCTGAACACCAACCCCGTGGGCGGCTTGTTGGAGTACGCCCGCTCTCATGGCTTTGCTGCTGAGTTCAAGCTCATTGACCAGTCTGGACCTCCTCATGAACCCAA GTTTGTTTACCAAGCAAAAGTTGGGGGCCGCTGGTTTCCAGCCGTGTGTGCACACAGCAAGAAACAGGGCAAGCAAGATGCAGCGGATGCAGCCCTTCGTGTCTTGATCGGGGAGAGCGAGAAGGCAGAGCAGTTGGGTTTCGCAGAG CTTCCTCTCACTGGCAGCACCTTCCACGACCAGATAGCTATGCTGAGCCACAGATGCTTCAACGCTCTGACCAACAGTTTCCAGCCCTCCCTGCTCGGCCGCAAGATCCTGGCTGCCATTATTATGAAGAGAGATCCTGAGGACATGGGTGTTGTTGTCAGTTTGGGGACCG GGAATCGCTGTGTGAAAGGGGACTCTCTCAGCCTGAAAGGAGAGACTGTCAATGACTGCCATGCTGAAATCATCTCCCGGAGAGGCTTCATCAG GTTTCTCTACAGTGAACTGATGAAGTACAACCACCACACTGCCAAGAACAGCATATTCGAGCTCGccaggggaggagagaagctCCAGATAAAAAAGACGGTTTCTTTTCACCTCTACATCAG CACGGCACCATGTGGAGACGGAGCCCTCTTTGACAAATCCTGCAGTGACCGTGCTGTGGAAAGCACAGAGTCCCGCCATTACCCTGTCTTTGAAAATCCCAAGCAAGGCAAGCTTCGCACCAAGGTGGAGAATG GGGAAGGCACAATTCCTGTGGAGTCCAGTGACATTGTACCCACGTGGGATGGCATCCGGCTTGGGGAAAGACTCCGTACCATGTCCTGTAGTGACAAAATCCTACGCTGGAATGTGCTGGGCCTGCAAGGGGCGCTGTTGACACACTTCCTACAGCCTGTGTACCTGAAATCTGTGACATTAG GTTACCTTTTCAGCCAAGGGCATCTGACCCGTGCTATTTGCTGCCGTGTGACCAGAGATGGGAATGCATTTGAGGATGGACTACGTTATCCCTTTATTGTCAACCACCCCAAG GTCGGCCGAGTCAGTGTGTATGATTCCAAAAGGCAGTCCGGAAAGACCAAAGAGACAAGCGTCAACTGGTGCTTGGCTGATGGCTATGACCTGGAGATCCTGGATGGCACCAGGGGCACCGTGGATGG ACCAGGGAAAGAGTTGTCGCGGGTGTCTAAGAAGAATATTTTCCTTCAGTTTAAGAAGCTCTGCTCCTTCCGAGCCCGCAGAGATTTGCTGCAGCTCTCCTATGGGGAGGCCAAAAAAGCTGCCCGTGACTACGACTTAGCCAAGAACTACTTCAAGAAAAGCCTGAGGGACATGGGCTATGGGAATTGGATCAGCAAACCCCAGGAGGAAAAGAACTTTTATCTCTGTCCAGTGCCCAATGACTGA
- the Adar gene encoding double-stranded RNA-specific adenosine deaminase isoform X1, with protein sequence MEEAEAAGDCRGLHLFTGVFPHQTQPCLDPSYEHSKWRYLQPRGSESYLRSFQLQQIEFLKGRLPEAPLIGAQTQSLPPFLPGHWPRFPGPPAQGKQPEIWGFPRSVTLRNQGFHIGPPLPPPHSRGPPWRGADGLCSHFQELSINQNPEQKVLTRLEELGEGKATTAYVLARELRTPKKDINRILYSLERKGKLHRGVGKPPLWSLVPLSQACTQPPRTVNSDSCIKEVPRGEPDLDSEDRDPASDLEGPSELLDMAEIKEKICDYLFSVSKSSALNLAKNIGLAKARDVNAVLIDLERQGDVYRQGATPPIWYLTDKKRERLQMKRSTHSGPAATPAAVPEATQSTSFPTCHPPQSGGSSSMATSKRVENGQEPVTKYESRHEARPGPVRLRPHAYHNGPSRAGYVASENGQWATDDIPDNLNSIHTAPGEFRAIMEMPSFYSPTLPRCSPYKKLTECQLKNPVSGLLEYAQFTSQTCDFNLIEQSGPSHEPRFKFQVVINGREFPPAEAGSKKVAKQDAAVKAMAILLREAKAKDSGQPEELSHCPMEEDPEKPAESQPPSSSATSLFSGKSAVTTLLECMHKLGNSCEFRLLSKEGPAHDPKFQYCVAVGAQTFPSVSAPSKKVAKQMAAEEAMKALQEEAANSADDQSGGANTDSLDESVAPNKIRRIGELVRYLNTNPVGGLLEYARSHGFAAEFKLIDQSGPPHEPKFVYQAKVGGRWFPAVCAHSKKQGKQDAADAALRVLIGESEKAEQLGFAEVTPVTGASLRRTMLLLSRSPDAHPKTLPLTGSTFHDQIAMLSHRCFNALTNSFQPSLLGRKILAAIIMKRDPEDMGVVVSLGTGNRCVKGDSLSLKGETVNDCHAEIISRRGFIRFLYSELMKYNHHTAKNSIFELARGGEKLQIKKTVSFHLYISTAPCGDGALFDKSCSDRAVESTESRHYPVFENPKQGKLRTKVENGEGTIPVESSDIVPTWDGIRLGERLRTMSCSDKILRWNVLGLQGALLTHFLQPVYLKSVTLGYLFSQGHLTRAICCRVTRDGNAFEDGLRYPFIVNHPKVGRVSVYDSKRQSGKTKETSVNWCLADGYDLEILDGTRGTVDGPGKELSRVSKKNIFLQFKKLCSFRARRDLLQLSYGEAKKAARDYDLAKNYFKKSLRDMGYGNWISKPQEEKNFYLCPVPND encoded by the exons GGGTGTTCCCTCACCAGACACAGCCCTGCTTGGACCCTAGCTATGAGCACAGCAAGTGGAGATACCTGCAGCCACGTGGGTCGGAGTCTTACCTTAGGAGTTTCCAGCTCCAGCAGATAGAGTTTCTCAAAGGGCGGCTCCCAGAAGCACCCTTGATTGGAGCACAGACCCAGTCACTACCGCCATTCCTCCCAGGACACTGGCCAAGGttcccagggccacctgcccaagGAAAACAACCGGAAATCTGGGGGTTTCCCAGGAGTGTGACTCTCAGAAATCAGGGGTTCCATATAGgacccccacttcctcctccacacAGCAGGGGTccgccatggagaggtgctgacGGTCTTTGCTCACACTTCCAGGAGCTGAGCATCAATCAGAATCCAGAGCAGAAGGTCCTGACCCGCCTGGAAGAGCTCGGTGAGGGGAAGGCCACCACTGCCTACGTGCTAGCCAGAGAGCTCAGGACCCCCAAAAAGGACATCAATCGTATATTGTACTCcttagaaaggaagggaaagctgCATAGAGGAGTGGGGAAGCCTCCTTTGTGGAGCCTTGTGCCCTTAAGTCAGGCTTGCACTCAGCCCCCTAGAACTGTGAATTCAGACAGTTGTATCAAGGAAGTCCCTCGAGGAGAGCCCGATTTGGACAGTGAggacagagaccctgcctctgaCTTAGAAGGACCTTCTGAGCTTCTTGATATGGCTGAAATTAAGGAGAAAATCTGTGACTATCTGTTCAGTGTGTCTAAGTCCTCTGCCCTGAACCTGGCTAAGAACATTGGCCTCGCCAAGGCCCGAGATGTGAATGCAGTGCTGATTGACTTAGAAAGGCAAGGCGATGTCTACAGGCAAGGGGCCACTCCTCCCATCTGGTACTTGACGGACAAGAAGCGTGAGAGGCTGCAGATGAAGAGAAGTACACACAGTGGTCCTGCAGCTACCCCAGCAGCTGTCCCAGAAGCCACTCAAAGCACCTCATTCCCTACCTGCCACCCACCCCAATCAGGTGGCTCAAGCAGCATGGCAACCTCGAAAAGAGTGGAAAACGGGCAGGAGCCGGTGACAAAGTATGAGAGTAGGCACGAGGCCAGACCAGGACCAGTACGACTGCGGCCTCATGCCTATCACAACGGCCCCTCTAGAGCAGGGTATGTTGCCTCTGAAAATGGCCAGTGGGCCACAGATGACATCCCAGATAACTTGAATAGTATCCACACAGCACCAGGTGAGTTTCGAGCCATCATGGAGATGCCCTCCTTCTACAGCCCTACCTTGCCACGGTGTTCACCCTACAAGAAGCTAACTGAGTGCCAGCTGAAGAACCCTGTCAGCGGGTTGTTAGAGTATGCTCAGTTCACTAGTCAGACCTGTGATTTCAACCTGATAGAGCAGAGTGGACCGTCCCATGAACCTCG ATTTAAATTCCAGGTCGTCATCAATGGTCGAGAGTTTCCCCCAGCTGAGGCTGGCAGCAAGAAAGTTGCTAAGCAGGACGCAGCAGTGAAAGCCATGGCGATTCTGCTTCGGGAAGCCAAAGCCAAAGACAGTGGACAGCCAGAAGAATTGTCCCACTGTCCCATGGAGGAAGACCCAGAGAAG CCAGCAGAGTCCCAGCCCCCCAGCTCCTCAGCAACATCCTTGTTCTCTGGGAAGAGCGCAGTTACTACACTGCTTGAGTGCATGCACAAGCTAGGGAACTCCTGTGAATTTCGTCTCCTGTCCAAAGAAGGCCCTGCTCATGACCCCAA GTTCCAGTACTGTGTGGCAGTAGGAGCCCAGACTTTCCCCTCCGTGAGTGCCCCCAGCAAGAAAGTAGCAAAGCAGATGGCCGCAGAGGAAGCCATGAAAGCTCTGCAAGAGGAGGCGGCCAATTCCGCTGATGACCAG TCTGGAGGTGCGAACACAGACTCACTTGATGAATCTGTGGCTCCCAACAAGATCCGGAGGATCGGTGAGCTCGTAAGGTACCTGAACACCAACCCCGTGGGCGGCTTGTTGGAGTACGCCCGCTCTCATGGCTTTGCTGCTGAGTTCAAGCTCATTGACCAGTCTGGACCTCCTCATGAACCCAA GTTTGTTTACCAAGCAAAAGTTGGGGGCCGCTGGTTTCCAGCCGTGTGTGCACACAGCAAGAAACAGGGCAAGCAAGATGCAGCGGATGCAGCCCTTCGTGTCTTGATCGGGGAGAGCGAGAAGGCAGAGCAGTTGGGTTTCGCAGAGGTAACCCCAGTAACCGGGGCCAGTCTCAGAAGAACTATGCTACTCCTTTCCAGGTCCCCAGATGCACATCCAAAGACA CTTCCTCTCACTGGCAGCACCTTCCACGACCAGATAGCTATGCTGAGCCACAGATGCTTCAACGCTCTGACCAACAGTTTCCAGCCCTCCCTGCTCGGCCGCAAGATCCTGGCTGCCATTATTATGAAGAGAGATCCTGAGGACATGGGTGTTGTTGTCAGTTTGGGGACCG GGAATCGCTGTGTGAAAGGGGACTCTCTCAGCCTGAAAGGAGAGACTGTCAATGACTGCCATGCTGAAATCATCTCCCGGAGAGGCTTCATCAG GTTTCTCTACAGTGAACTGATGAAGTACAACCACCACACTGCCAAGAACAGCATATTCGAGCTCGccaggggaggagagaagctCCAGATAAAAAAGACGGTTTCTTTTCACCTCTACATCAG CACGGCACCATGTGGAGACGGAGCCCTCTTTGACAAATCCTGCAGTGACCGTGCTGTGGAAAGCACAGAGTCCCGCCATTACCCTGTCTTTGAAAATCCCAAGCAAGGCAAGCTTCGCACCAAGGTGGAGAATG GGGAAGGCACAATTCCTGTGGAGTCCAGTGACATTGTACCCACGTGGGATGGCATCCGGCTTGGGGAAAGACTCCGTACCATGTCCTGTAGTGACAAAATCCTACGCTGGAATGTGCTGGGCCTGCAAGGGGCGCTGTTGACACACTTCCTACAGCCTGTGTACCTGAAATCTGTGACATTAG GTTACCTTTTCAGCCAAGGGCATCTGACCCGTGCTATTTGCTGCCGTGTGACCAGAGATGGGAATGCATTTGAGGATGGACTACGTTATCCCTTTATTGTCAACCACCCCAAG GTCGGCCGAGTCAGTGTGTATGATTCCAAAAGGCAGTCCGGAAAGACCAAAGAGACAAGCGTCAACTGGTGCTTGGCTGATGGCTATGACCTGGAGATCCTGGATGGCACCAGGGGCACCGTGGATGG ACCAGGGAAAGAGTTGTCGCGGGTGTCTAAGAAGAATATTTTCCTTCAGTTTAAGAAGCTCTGCTCCTTCCGAGCCCGCAGAGATTTGCTGCAGCTCTCCTATGGGGAGGCCAAAAAAGCTGCCCGTGACTACGACTTAGCCAAGAACTACTTCAAGAAAAGCCTGAGGGACATGGGCTATGGGAATTGGATCAGCAAACCCCAGGAGGAAAAGAACTTTTATCTCTGTCCAGTGCCCAATGACTGA
- the Adar gene encoding double-stranded RNA-specific adenosine deaminase isoform X6: protein MAEIKEKICDYLFSVSKSSALNLAKNIGLAKARDVNAVLIDLERQGDVYRQGATPPIWYLTDKKRERLQMKRSTHSGPAATPAAVPEATQSTSFPTCHPPQSGGSSSMATSKRVENGQEPVTKYESRHEARPGPVRLRPHAYHNGPSRAGYVASENGQWATDDIPDNLNSIHTAPGEFRAIMEMPSFYSPTLPRCSPYKKLTECQLKNPVSGLLEYAQFTSQTCDFNLIEQSGPSHEPRFKFQVVINGREFPPAEAGSKKVAKQDAAVKAMAILLREAKAKDSGQPEELSHCPMEEDPEKPAESQPPSSSATSLFSGKSAVTTLLECMHKLGNSCEFRLLSKEGPAHDPKFQYCVAVGAQTFPSVSAPSKKVAKQMAAEEAMKALQEEAANSADDQSGGANTDSLDESVAPNKIRRIGELVRYLNTNPVGGLLEYARSHGFAAEFKLIDQSGPPHEPKFVYQAKVGGRWFPAVCAHSKKQGKQDAADAALRVLIGESEKAEQLGFAEVTPVTGASLRRTMLLLSRSPDAHPKTLPLTGSTFHDQIAMLSHRCFNALTNSFQPSLLGRKILAAIIMKRDPEDMGVVVSLGTGNRCVKGDSLSLKGETVNDCHAEIISRRGFIRFLYSELMKYNHHTAKNSIFELARGGEKLQIKKTVSFHLYISTAPCGDGALFDKSCSDRAVESTESRHYPVFENPKQGKLRTKVENGEGTIPVESSDIVPTWDGIRLGERLRTMSCSDKILRWNVLGLQGALLTHFLQPVYLKSVTLGYLFSQGHLTRAICCRVTRDGNAFEDGLRYPFIVNHPKVGRVSVYDSKRQSGKTKETSVNWCLADGYDLEILDGTRGTVDGPGKELSRVSKKNIFLQFKKLCSFRARRDLLQLSYGEAKKAARDYDLAKNYFKKSLRDMGYGNWISKPQEEKNFYLCPVPND from the exons ATGGCTGAAATTAAGGAGAAAATCTGTGACTATCTGTTCAGTGTGTCTAAGTCCTCTGCCCTGAACCTGGCTAAGAACATTGGCCTCGCCAAGGCCCGAGATGTGAATGCAGTGCTGATTGACTTAGAAAGGCAAGGCGATGTCTACAGGCAAGGGGCCACTCCTCCCATCTGGTACTTGACGGACAAGAAGCGTGAGAGGCTGCAGATGAAGAGAAGTACACACAGTGGTCCTGCAGCTACCCCAGCAGCTGTCCCAGAAGCCACTCAAAGCACCTCATTCCCTACCTGCCACCCACCCCAATCAGGTGGCTCAAGCAGCATGGCAACCTCGAAAAGAGTGGAAAACGGGCAGGAGCCGGTGACAAAGTATGAGAGTAGGCACGAGGCCAGACCAGGACCAGTACGACTGCGGCCTCATGCCTATCACAACGGCCCCTCTAGAGCAGGGTATGTTGCCTCTGAAAATGGCCAGTGGGCCACAGATGACATCCCAGATAACTTGAATAGTATCCACACAGCACCAGGTGAGTTTCGAGCCATCATGGAGATGCCCTCCTTCTACAGCCCTACCTTGCCACGGTGTTCACCCTACAAGAAGCTAACTGAGTGCCAGCTGAAGAACCCTGTCAGCGGGTTGTTAGAGTATGCTCAGTTCACTAGTCAGACCTGTGATTTCAACCTGATAGAGCAGAGTGGACCGTCCCATGAACCTCG ATTTAAATTCCAGGTCGTCATCAATGGTCGAGAGTTTCCCCCAGCTGAGGCTGGCAGCAAGAAAGTTGCTAAGCAGGACGCAGCAGTGAAAGCCATGGCGATTCTGCTTCGGGAAGCCAAAGCCAAAGACAGTGGACAGCCAGAAGAATTGTCCCACTGTCCCATGGAGGAAGACCCAGAGAAG CCAGCAGAGTCCCAGCCCCCCAGCTCCTCAGCAACATCCTTGTTCTCTGGGAAGAGCGCAGTTACTACACTGCTTGAGTGCATGCACAAGCTAGGGAACTCCTGTGAATTTCGTCTCCTGTCCAAAGAAGGCCCTGCTCATGACCCCAA GTTCCAGTACTGTGTGGCAGTAGGAGCCCAGACTTTCCCCTCCGTGAGTGCCCCCAGCAAGAAAGTAGCAAAGCAGATGGCCGCAGAGGAAGCCATGAAAGCTCTGCAAGAGGAGGCGGCCAATTCCGCTGATGACCAG TCTGGAGGTGCGAACACAGACTCACTTGATGAATCTGTGGCTCCCAACAAGATCCGGAGGATCGGTGAGCTCGTAAGGTACCTGAACACCAACCCCGTGGGCGGCTTGTTGGAGTACGCCCGCTCTCATGGCTTTGCTGCTGAGTTCAAGCTCATTGACCAGTCTGGACCTCCTCATGAACCCAA GTTTGTTTACCAAGCAAAAGTTGGGGGCCGCTGGTTTCCAGCCGTGTGTGCACACAGCAAGAAACAGGGCAAGCAAGATGCAGCGGATGCAGCCCTTCGTGTCTTGATCGGGGAGAGCGAGAAGGCAGAGCAGTTGGGTTTCGCAGAGGTAACCCCAGTAACCGGGGCCAGTCTCAGAAGAACTATGCTACTCCTTTCCAGGTCCCCAGATGCACATCCAAAGACA CTTCCTCTCACTGGCAGCACCTTCCACGACCAGATAGCTATGCTGAGCCACAGATGCTTCAACGCTCTGACCAACAGTTTCCAGCCCTCCCTGCTCGGCCGCAAGATCCTGGCTGCCATTATTATGAAGAGAGATCCTGAGGACATGGGTGTTGTTGTCAGTTTGGGGACCG GGAATCGCTGTGTGAAAGGGGACTCTCTCAGCCTGAAAGGAGAGACTGTCAATGACTGCCATGCTGAAATCATCTCCCGGAGAGGCTTCATCAG GTTTCTCTACAGTGAACTGATGAAGTACAACCACCACACTGCCAAGAACAGCATATTCGAGCTCGccaggggaggagagaagctCCAGATAAAAAAGACGGTTTCTTTTCACCTCTACATCAG CACGGCACCATGTGGAGACGGAGCCCTCTTTGACAAATCCTGCAGTGACCGTGCTGTGGAAAGCACAGAGTCCCGCCATTACCCTGTCTTTGAAAATCCCAAGCAAGGCAAGCTTCGCACCAAGGTGGAGAATG GGGAAGGCACAATTCCTGTGGAGTCCAGTGACATTGTACCCACGTGGGATGGCATCCGGCTTGGGGAAAGACTCCGTACCATGTCCTGTAGTGACAAAATCCTACGCTGGAATGTGCTGGGCCTGCAAGGGGCGCTGTTGACACACTTCCTACAGCCTGTGTACCTGAAATCTGTGACATTAG GTTACCTTTTCAGCCAAGGGCATCTGACCCGTGCTATTTGCTGCCGTGTGACCAGAGATGGGAATGCATTTGAGGATGGACTACGTTATCCCTTTATTGTCAACCACCCCAAG GTCGGCCGAGTCAGTGTGTATGATTCCAAAAGGCAGTCCGGAAAGACCAAAGAGACAAGCGTCAACTGGTGCTTGGCTGATGGCTATGACCTGGAGATCCTGGATGGCACCAGGGGCACCGTGGATGG ACCAGGGAAAGAGTTGTCGCGGGTGTCTAAGAAGAATATTTTCCTTCAGTTTAAGAAGCTCTGCTCCTTCCGAGCCCGCAGAGATTTGCTGCAGCTCTCCTATGGGGAGGCCAAAAAAGCTGCCCGTGACTACGACTTAGCCAAGAACTACTTCAAGAAAAGCCTGAGGGACATGGGCTATGGGAATTGGATCAGCAAACCCCAGGAGGAAAAGAACTTTTATCTCTGTCCAGTGCCCAATGACTGA